One Dreissena polymorpha isolate Duluth1 chromosome 9, UMN_Dpol_1.0, whole genome shotgun sequence genomic window carries:
- the LOC127843609 gene encoding uncharacterized protein LOC127843609 isoform X1, producing the protein MKSLTLYCKCDGLDLQSFKNLRGLELGEHVTLVSNALYELNNLESLSLKCKYDGLDLTSCKNLKDIILGKHITLLPFALRDLYQVQKIKLECKCDGLDLTSFKNLRELELGEHVTLVPNALYELNNLESLSLACKYDGLDLTSCKKLKRIKLDKHVKLLPNALQELRKLDHLDLRCMCDGLDLSSCTNLKDIRLGEHITLLPFALRDLHQVQTLNLKCKCDGLDLQSFKNLLELELGEHVTLVPNALYELNNLESLSLACKYDGLDLTSCKKLKRIGLDEHVKLLPNALQELRNLDYLDLRCMCDGLDLSSCTNLKHISLGEHITLLPNTLRELHNMRHLQLCCQYDGLELSMYRKLVHLMLGKKVTLLPCVLRDLPKLKCLTLYCKYEGLDLSSCHSLKEIKLGKLVTLLPNSLRDLSNLEYLTLRCKCEGLDLSSWQNLLTLKIGKQVTLLPNRPENIREQVSFEDDIDSDTDDEFSSEDSDTDDELEYFHRRRVRRRVLALTLSKLYVML; encoded by the exons ATGAAGTCACTTACATTGTACTGTAAATGTGATGGATTGGACTTGCAATCATTTAAGAATCTGCGTGGACTTGAGCTTGGTGAACATGTGACCTTGGTATCAAATGCTCTATATGAGCTCAATAAC CTGGAGTCTCTatcattaaaatgtaaatatgacGGGTTAGATTTGACGAGTTGCAAAAATCTAAAGGACATAATTCTCGGTAAACATATAACACTATTACCATTTGCTCTGCGAGATCTTTATCAAgtgcaaaaaataaaattggagTGTAAATGTGATGGATTGGACTTGACATCATTTAAGAATCTGCGTGAACTTGAGCTTGGTGAACATGTGACCTTGGTACCAAATGCTCTATATGAGCTCAATAACCTGGAGTCTCTATCATTAGCATGTAAATATGACGGGTTAGATTTGACGAGTTGCAAAAAGCTAAAGCGGATTAAACTGGACAAGCATGTTAAATTATTACCGAATGCACTTCAAGAGCTTCGAAAGTTGGATCATCTCGATTTAAGATGCATGTGCGATGGGTTGGACTTATCATCTTGTACAAATCTAAAGGACATACGTCTCGGTGAACATATAACACTATTACCATTTGCTCTGCGTGATCTTCATCAAGTGCAAACATTAAATTTGAAGTGTAAATGTGATGGATTGGACTTGCAATCATTTAAGAATCTGCTTGAACTTGAGCTTGGTGAACATGTGACCTTGGTACCAAATGCTCTATATGAGCTCAATAAC CTGGAGTCTCTATCATTAGCATGTAAATATGACGGATTAGATTTGACGAGTTGCAAAAAGCTAAAGCGGATTGGACTGGACGAGCATGTTAAATTATTACCGAATGCACTTCAAGAGCTTCGAAATTTGGATTATCTCGATTTAAGATGCATGTGCGATGGGTTGGACTTATCATCTTGTACAAATCTAAAGCACATCAGTCTCGGTGAACATATAACATTGTTACCGAATACGCTGCGTGAACTACACAACATGAGACATTTACAATTATGCTGTCAATATGATGGGCTTGAATTGTCAATGTATCGCAAGCTTGTGCATCTTATGCTCGGTAAAAAAGTTACTTTGTTACCGTGTGTATTACGTGATCTTCCGAAGCTGAAATGTCTTACACTATATTGCAAATATGAGGGGCTGGATTTGTCATCTTGTCACAGTTTAAAAGAAATTAAGCTCGGTAAATTAGTTACATTGTTGCCTAATTCTCTACGTGATCTTTCAAACCTGGAATATCTGACACTAAGATGCAAATGTGAAGGGCTTGACTTGTCTTCGTGGCAGAATCTTCTGACTCTTAAGATCGGTAAACAAGTAACTTTGCTGCCGAATAGACCGGAGAATATTCGTGAACAAGTGTCGTTCGAAGATGACATAGATAGCGACACCGACGATGAATTCTCGTCCGAGGATAGCGACACCGACGATGAATTAGAATATTTCCATCGGCGGAGGGTTCGGCGGAGGGTTTTGGCTTTGACGTTAAGCAAACTGTATGTAATGCTGTAG
- the LOC127843609 gene encoding uncharacterized protein LOC127843609 isoform X2, protein MKSLTLYCKCDGLDLQSFKNLRGLELGEHVTLVPNALYELNNLESLSLACKYDGLDLTSCKKLKRIGLDEHVKLLPNALQELRNLDYLDLRCMCDGLDLSSCTNLKHISLGEHITLLPNTLRELHNMRHLQLCCQYDGLELSMYRKLVHLMLGKKVTLLPCVLRDLPKLKCLTLYCKYEGLDLSSCHSLKEIKLGKLVTLLPNSLRDLSNLEYLTLRCKCEGLDLSSWQNLLTLKIGKQVTLLPNRPENIREQVSFEDDIDSDTDDEFSSEDSDTDDELEYFHRRRVRRRVLALTLSKLYVML, encoded by the exons ATGAAGTCACTTACATTGTACTGTAAATGTGATGGATTGGACTTGCAATCATTTAAGAATCTGCGTGGACTTGAGCTTGGTGAACATGTGAC CTTGGTACCAAATGCTCTATATGAGCTCAATAACCTGGAGTCTCTATCATTAGCATGTAAATATGACGGATTAGATTTGACGAGTTGCAAAAAGCTAAAGCGGATTGGACTGGACGAGCATGTTAAATTATTACCGAATGCACTTCAAGAGCTTCGAAATTTGGATTATCTCGATTTAAGATGCATGTGCGATGGGTTGGACTTATCATCTTGTACAAATCTAAAGCACATCAGTCTCGGTGAACATATAACATTGTTACCGAATACGCTGCGTGAACTACACAACATGAGACATTTACAATTATGCTGTCAATATGATGGGCTTGAATTGTCAATGTATCGCAAGCTTGTGCATCTTATGCTCGGTAAAAAAGTTACTTTGTTACCGTGTGTATTACGTGATCTTCCGAAGCTGAAATGTCTTACACTATATTGCAAATATGAGGGGCTGGATTTGTCATCTTGTCACAGTTTAAAAGAAATTAAGCTCGGTAAATTAGTTACATTGTTGCCTAATTCTCTACGTGATCTTTCAAACCTGGAATATCTGACACTAAGATGCAAATGTGAAGGGCTTGACTTGTCTTCGTGGCAGAATCTTCTGACTCTTAAGATCGGTAAACAAGTAACTTTGCTGCCGAATAGACCGGAGAATATTCGTGAACAAGTGTCGTTCGAAGATGACATAGATAGCGACACCGACGATGAATTCTCGTCCGAGGATAGCGACACCGACGATGAATTAGAATATTTCCATCGGCGGAGGGTTCGGCGGAGGGTTTTGGCTTTGACGTTAAGCAAACTGTATGTAATGCTGTAG
- the LOC127845263 gene encoding uncharacterized protein LOC127845263 isoform X3, with protein sequence MASLEDVFLEQEMTNWLKAWLALNITKTGLHDFVDTEVQHLQSSILQSVTSTLGLSPNTTCTICCTANLLKCPTHKLCNKGKISRVCKFHDTAIKQPRQCPVHICDAVRDGIVNSHRYKGPSWNNTLAEQWASNHWEVGKCYMPPDGYISVRSFEQTDFNGVISIMLNCTLFDSKLSFSIAPQLSPPCPLTKAREVGKAVRHSSDCKVTSADLQEYVLTLVTLLGDSKVLIHDVRAHDAVRKLNQLQTNSLKLSVTEVSQLLKDAHQTLTQAKQVSEESKTKMEAYIDKLNVHVQNLLDKCTEDITEHTNTCTERSKRELDIHVQKVHSRKEELDYEKAIDGC encoded by the exons ATGGCGAGCCTAGAAGATGTTTTCTTGGAGCAGGAAATGACAAACTGGTTGAAAGCATGGCTGgcattaaatataacaaagacCGGCCTACACGATTTTGTTGACACGGAAGTACAACACCTTCAGTCGAGTATTTTACAATCCGTTACATCGACTTTAGGACTTTCACCAAACACAACATGCACAATATGCTGTACAGCGAACCTTCTAAAATGCCCCACACACAAATTGTGTAACAAGGGAAAAATCAGTCGAGTTTGCAAGTTTCATGACACGGCTATCAAACAACCACGACAATGTCCAGTCCATATATGCGATGCAGTTCGTGATGGAATTGTAAATTCACATAGATATAAAGGTCCTTCTTGGAATAACACCTTAGCGGAACAATGGGCGAGTAATCATTGGGAAGTAGGGAAATGTTATATGCCTCCAGATGGGTATATTTCAGTGCGTTCTTTTGAACAAACAGATTTCAACGGCGTCATCAGTATCATGTTGAATTGTACACTCTTCGATAGCAAGTTATCGTTCAGCATAGCACCTCAGCTCAGTCCTCCTTGTCCGTTGACAAAG GCTCGTGAAGTAGGTAAAGCTGTCCGCCATTCTTCTGATTGTAAAGTAACAAGCGCCGATCTCCAGGAGTATGTTTTAACATTGGTCACCTTACTCGGTGATTCGAAGGTCCTGATACATGACGTTCGTGCCCATGATGCTGTCAGAAAATTAAACCAG TTACAAACTAACAGTTTGAAGCTATCTGTGACGGAGGTGAGTCAGTTGCTGAAAGACGCACATCAAACTTTAACACAGGCCAAACAAGTGTCGGAGGAGTCAAAGACCAAAATGGAAGCCTACATAGATAAACTAAATGTACACGTTCAAAATCTGCTAGACAAATGCACAGAGGACATTACGGAACATACAAACACATGCACTGAAAGATCTAAACGCGAATTGGATATACATGTGCAAAAAGTTCATTCAAGAAAGGAGGAGCTGGACTACGAAAAGGCTATTGACG GATGTTGA
- the LOC127845263 gene encoding uncharacterized protein LOC127845263 isoform X1, translating to MASLEDVFLEQEMTNWLKAWLALNITKTGLHDFVDTEVQHLQSSILQSVTSTLGLSPNTTCTICCTANLLKCPTHKLCNKGKISRVCKFHDTAIKQPRQCPVHICDAVRDGIVNSHRYKGPSWNNTLAEQWASNHWEVGKCYMPPDGYISVRSFEQTDFNGVISIMLNCTLFDSKLSFSIAPQLSPPCPLTKAREVGKAVRHSSDCKVTSADLQEYVLTLVTLLGDSKVLIHDVRAHDAVRKLNQLQTNSLKLSVTEVSQLLKDAHQTLTQAKQVSEESKTKMEAYIDKLNVHVQNLLDKCTEDITEHTNTCTERSKRELDIHVQKVHSRKEELDYEKAIDGLYVSHINLLL from the exons ATGGCGAGCCTAGAAGATGTTTTCTTGGAGCAGGAAATGACAAACTGGTTGAAAGCATGGCTGgcattaaatataacaaagacCGGCCTACACGATTTTGTTGACACGGAAGTACAACACCTTCAGTCGAGTATTTTACAATCCGTTACATCGACTTTAGGACTTTCACCAAACACAACATGCACAATATGCTGTACAGCGAACCTTCTAAAATGCCCCACACACAAATTGTGTAACAAGGGAAAAATCAGTCGAGTTTGCAAGTTTCATGACACGGCTATCAAACAACCACGACAATGTCCAGTCCATATATGCGATGCAGTTCGTGATGGAATTGTAAATTCACATAGATATAAAGGTCCTTCTTGGAATAACACCTTAGCGGAACAATGGGCGAGTAATCATTGGGAAGTAGGGAAATGTTATATGCCTCCAGATGGGTATATTTCAGTGCGTTCTTTTGAACAAACAGATTTCAACGGCGTCATCAGTATCATGTTGAATTGTACACTCTTCGATAGCAAGTTATCGTTCAGCATAGCACCTCAGCTCAGTCCTCCTTGTCCGTTGACAAAG GCTCGTGAAGTAGGTAAAGCTGTCCGCCATTCTTCTGATTGTAAAGTAACAAGCGCCGATCTCCAGGAGTATGTTTTAACATTGGTCACCTTACTCGGTGATTCGAAGGTCCTGATACATGACGTTCGTGCCCATGATGCTGTCAGAAAATTAAACCAG TTACAAACTAACAGTTTGAAGCTATCTGTGACGGAGGTGAGTCAGTTGCTGAAAGACGCACATCAAACTTTAACACAGGCCAAACAAGTGTCGGAGGAGTCAAAGACCAAAATGGAAGCCTACATAGATAAACTAAATGTACACGTTCAAAATCTGCTAGACAAATGCACAGAGGACATTACGGAACATACAAACACATGCACTGAAAGATCTAAACGCGAATTGGATATACATGTGCAAAAAGTTCATTCAAGAAAGGAGGAGCTGGACTACGAAAAGGCTATTGACGGTTTGTATGTTTCTCACATTAACTTACTCTTATGA
- the LOC127845263 gene encoding uncharacterized protein LOC127845263 isoform X2, with protein MASLEDVFLEQEMTNWLKAWLALNITKTGLHDFVDTEVQHLQSSILQSVTSTLGLSPNTTCTICCTANLLKCPTHKLCNKGKISRVCKFHDTAIKQPRQCPVHICDAVRDGIVNSHRYKGPSWNNTLAEQWASNHWEVGKCYMPPDGYISVRSFEQTDFNGVISIMLNCTLFDSKLSFSIAPQLSPPCPLTKAREVGKAVRHSSDCKVTSADLQEYVLTLVTLLGDSKVLIHDVRAHDAVRKLNQLQTNSLKLSVTEVSQLLKDAHQTLTQAKQVSEESKTKMEAYIDKLNVHVQNLLDKCTEDITEHTNTCTERSKRELDIHVQKVHSRKEELDYEKAIDVQDVEET; from the exons ATGGCGAGCCTAGAAGATGTTTTCTTGGAGCAGGAAATGACAAACTGGTTGAAAGCATGGCTGgcattaaatataacaaagacCGGCCTACACGATTTTGTTGACACGGAAGTACAACACCTTCAGTCGAGTATTTTACAATCCGTTACATCGACTTTAGGACTTTCACCAAACACAACATGCACAATATGCTGTACAGCGAACCTTCTAAAATGCCCCACACACAAATTGTGTAACAAGGGAAAAATCAGTCGAGTTTGCAAGTTTCATGACACGGCTATCAAACAACCACGACAATGTCCAGTCCATATATGCGATGCAGTTCGTGATGGAATTGTAAATTCACATAGATATAAAGGTCCTTCTTGGAATAACACCTTAGCGGAACAATGGGCGAGTAATCATTGGGAAGTAGGGAAATGTTATATGCCTCCAGATGGGTATATTTCAGTGCGTTCTTTTGAACAAACAGATTTCAACGGCGTCATCAGTATCATGTTGAATTGTACACTCTTCGATAGCAAGTTATCGTTCAGCATAGCACCTCAGCTCAGTCCTCCTTGTCCGTTGACAAAG GCTCGTGAAGTAGGTAAAGCTGTCCGCCATTCTTCTGATTGTAAAGTAACAAGCGCCGATCTCCAGGAGTATGTTTTAACATTGGTCACCTTACTCGGTGATTCGAAGGTCCTGATACATGACGTTCGTGCCCATGATGCTGTCAGAAAATTAAACCAG TTACAAACTAACAGTTTGAAGCTATCTGTGACGGAGGTGAGTCAGTTGCTGAAAGACGCACATCAAACTTTAACACAGGCCAAACAAGTGTCGGAGGAGTCAAAGACCAAAATGGAAGCCTACATAGATAAACTAAATGTACACGTTCAAAATCTGCTAGACAAATGCACAGAGGACATTACGGAACATACAAACACATGCACTGAAAGATCTAAACGCGAATTGGATATACATGTGCAAAAAGTTCATTCAAGAAAGGAGGAGCTGGACTACGAAAAGGCTATTGACG TGCAGGATGTTGAAGAAACGTAA